From a single Amyelois transitella isolate CPQ chromosome 18, ilAmyTran1.1, whole genome shotgun sequence genomic region:
- the LOC106135248 gene encoding putative inactive tyrosine-protein kinase Wsck has translation MGKLWSSVIAAVVLCFVCCGGDRGDYVGCYKFMLEDVLNTHTGQSVDVCLSACEQVFYKYALIGNESTCFCGNKPGRFRVPIEVCDTPCPKNETQKCGGLNASSVYDTDVVAPGAPSSLEVLRVTETTARLQWSSPVAYTLITGYVVRAYVTETYADFPLLPFEWRLSNSTFEFILPNLHPGSSYNVTVAATNHDEEGPNITSSFTTVIGTPDPSPPDIIIKERRGNRMVVHIPPAKNVNGPVSMYRIVVSIEVYQQGFLTENLGNYSYAKEQGLPYYITAELDPDDIKNDFVIGDKHVYNGFYNAPLELTNDIDVSLGVVSEKGSVRKIRYAESTKKIILNINEPEDVSPMVVALGAGIAIGVVLLLIGVGLLIILRKRIQFARMQRGSQSMPLNLSEPCMEIENSGFLQDEDERVDYYGNLKRKLWNIPRNLIDIDISCVVGLGSYGKFTKGKVQQHGAQTPGLVQIISDRELEKPDKRLMLQELDLLIKSSEHENVISLIGICETNTTLFVVLQDTKQSLKEMLIQSRHRDLQNNKFCLVTENQVLQMCVDIARGMEYLHSKKIVHKCLSCRNIVITENGVTKVSGFGLSHIRPIHETPDYTRWTSHEMLRQTRFNPKADIWSFGCLLWEALTIGGTPYSHTACKDVAARVLRGMRPSQPSYVGDELFQVCLQCWQVDPDERPTFSSLYHELLPFVEAPGTRSISFTHYNGFNYEPYVPQYEILS, from the coding sequence ATGGGAAAACTGTGGAGCAGTGTCATTGCGGCTGTTGTTCTATGTTTTGTCTGTTGCGGGGGCGATCGTGGAGATTATGTCGGCTGCTACAAATTCATGTTGGAGGATGTACTGAATACGCACACGGGCCAGTCGGTGGACGTGTGTTTGTCGGCTTGCGAGCAAGTTTTCTACAAGTACGCGCTCATCGGTAACGAATCTACATGTTTTTGTGGTAATAAACCGGGTCGCTTCAGAGTGCCAATAGAAGTATGTGACACTCCTTGCCCTAAGAATGAGACTCAAAAATGCGGCGGATTGAACGCTAGCAGTGTGTACGATACAGACGTCGTGGCGCCAGGAGCGCCGTCTTCATTGGAAGTGTTGAGAGTGACAGAAACTACTGCCCGGCTGCAATGGTCCTCTCCAGTGGCTTACACTCTAATTACAGGATATGTTGTGAGAGCTTACGTCACTGAAACTTACGCAGACTTTCCACTGCTGCCTTTCGAGTGGCGACTCTCCAACAGCACCTTTGAATTTATCCTACCTAACTTACATCCCGGGTCTTCATACAATGTGACAGTGGCTGCTACCAATCATGACGAGGAAGGTCCCAACATCACTAGTTCGTTCACTACCGTAATAGGAACACCAGATCCGAGTCCCCctgatataattataaaggaGAGACGTGGGAACCGTATGGTTGTCCATATTCCACCAGCCAAGAATGTGAATGGCCCTGTTTCTATGTACAGAATTGTGGTTTCCATAGAAGTGTACCAGCAAGGGTTCCTGACTGAGAACCTTGGTAATTATTCATATGCCAAAGAGCAGGGGCTTCCTTATTACATAACAGCAGAATTAGATCCTgatgatattaaaaatgacTTTGTCATCGGAGACAAACATGTTTATAATGGGTTCTACAATGCCCCTCTGGAGTTAACTAATGATATTGATGTCTCCCTGGGGGTGGTCAGCGAGAAGGGTTCTGTGCGGAAGATCAGGTATGCAGAGTCTactaaaaagattattttgaaCATCAATGAGCCTGAAGATGTGTCACCGATGGTAGTAGCCCTTGGTGCTGGTATTGCTATAGGGGTAGTACTGCTATTGATCGGAGTGGGCCTCCTTATAATTCTTAGGAAGAGAATCCAATTCGCCAGAATGCAGAGAGGCTCGCAATCCATGCCACTCAATCTGAGCGAGCCTTGCATGGAGATAGAGAACTCTGGGTTTTTACAAGACGAGGATGAGAGAGTGGACTACTACGGTAATTTAAAACGTAAACTATGGAATATCCCTCGAAATCTCATTGATATAGATATTTCTTGTGTTGTTGGACTGGGCAGTTACGGGAAATTCACAAAAGGAAAAGTTCAACAGCACGGAGCTCAGACGCCAGGTTTGGTGCAGATCATCTCAGACAGGGAACTAGAGAAGCCTGATAAGAGACTCATGCTGCAAGAGTTGGATCTTCTTATAAAATCAAGTGAACACGAAAATGTAATTTCTCTTATTGGTATCTGCGAAACCAACACAACATTATTTGTAGTATTACAAGACACCAAGCAATCATTGAAAGAAATGTTGATTCAGAGTAGGCACAGGGATCTTCAAAACAACAAGTTTTGTCTCGTCACAGAAAACCAAGTGCTTCAAATGTGTGTGGACATTGCTCGGGGCATGGAGTATCTGCATAGTAAAAAGATTGTGCACAAATGTTTGAGCTGCCGTAACATTGTGATCACCGAGAATGGAGTGACGAAAGTGTCTGGATTTGGTCTCTCACATATCCGGCCTATACACGAGACACCTGACTACACTCGATGGACCTCCCATGAGATGCTGCGGCAAACGAGGTTTAACCCTAAAGCTGACATTTGGTCTTTTGGTTGTCTGTTATGGGAGGCTTTAACTATTGGTGGGACTCCATATTCTCATACCGCGTGCAAGGATGTAGCAGCCCGAGTGTTGCGTGGCATGCGGCCGTCTCAGCCTTCGTATGTGGGGGATGAGTTGTTCCAAGTGTGCCTGCAGTGTTGGCAGGTGGACCCTGATGAACGGCCAACATTCTCCTCCCTCTATCACGAACTGTTACCTTTCGTGGAGGCTCCGGGCACCAGGAGCATAAGTTTCACCCATTACAATGGCTTCAATTATGAACCTTATGTTCCACAATACGAAATACTTTCATAG